The Halorientalis sp. IM1011 genome window below encodes:
- a CDS encoding DNA polymerase beta superfamily protein, which translates to MTIDDLELEYSAAEIREFIETAVARKGTQHRPRFYAVTGSHVYGFDSADSDIDVRGIHVAPAAEYAYLETPAEEVTVNMDGVTEGFEEYPEVDLRSYELRKFGSLLAKANYNVVELVFEAPTVMNGMPLEMDALQELIRDYLPMNVPHAYLGMAKSNYYKHLDPEKEQGYTPVAKNFLYVYRGLLGAQYVLDDEDIEADVFALAEAVDGGNPELVADLVAHKRTAGDEILSDDLESRARDAITQQFNALDPLPEPDKSGYREALDDWMRKVRT; encoded by the coding sequence ATGACGATCGACGATCTGGAGTTGGAGTACAGTGCCGCAGAGATTCGCGAGTTCATCGAAACTGCGGTCGCTCGGAAAGGAACCCAGCACCGTCCGCGATTCTACGCGGTTACGGGCAGTCACGTCTACGGCTTCGACAGTGCCGACAGTGACATCGACGTGCGCGGCATCCACGTCGCGCCCGCCGCGGAGTACGCGTATCTGGAGACGCCGGCCGAGGAGGTGACCGTCAACATGGACGGCGTCACCGAGGGTTTCGAGGAGTACCCCGAGGTCGACCTCCGGAGCTACGAACTCCGGAAGTTCGGTTCGCTGCTGGCGAAGGCCAACTACAATGTCGTCGAACTGGTCTTCGAGGCCCCGACGGTCATGAACGGAATGCCCCTGGAGATGGACGCGTTGCAGGAACTCATCCGGGACTACCTCCCGATGAACGTCCCGCACGCCTACCTGGGCATGGCCAAGTCGAACTACTACAAGCACCTCGACCCGGAGAAAGAACAGGGGTACACGCCTGTCGCCAAGAATTTCCTCTACGTCTATCGTGGGCTACTCGGCGCGCAGTACGTTCTCGATGACGAGGATATCGAAGCCGACGTGTTCGCACTCGCCGAGGCTGTCGACGGCGGCAACCCCGAACTGGTCGCGGACCTGGTCGCACACAAGCGTACAGCCGGCGACGAGATTCTGTCGGACGACCTCGAATCCCGTGCCCGTGATGCAATCACGCAGCAGTTCAACGCCCTGGATCCGCTGCCGGAGCCTGACAAGTCCGGGTATCGTGAGGCACTGGACGACTGGATGCGGAAAGTCCGGACGTGA
- a CDS encoding TROVE domain-containing protein → MKFNDTKQTLAEATRTTNHEGGEAFAPVDPRLALYKRTINQLLEDSYYESDEAHLAAIVERFDVAADHDPKFVLKLAAYARQELYLRDVPQVLLVLAANDDRFKDDSDESLIREWTPSIVQRMDETATALAIHDDFFGGTAPWPLRRGIEDALVEMADAYTLGKYTLSRREVTLHDVFNRVHPTPVDADQEALFERFMRGDLDDYPDVEPLPAPNTWETVISERGNTREAWETLIEDEAYTLPIFASIRNLRNMLEAGVDEATIVDHLDLEAVRHAPLYPFRYYQAYTALQAARIDAPAVERWLEQAIDVAVENVPDGLGETFVAVDLSGSMDATLSQNGTLRYKEIGSLFGAILADRGARVGGFGDDFQEVPMHADAPVLQRQDALLGIGEDVGHSTNGWKALRQLREEAIAVERIVMFTDMQIWDSRIGFSDDTATVREEFDAYRDTVAPHASLYLIDLASYGDLVTPEGYEDVYNVSGWSESVLEFIQHAEQPMQVIDEIDAVEPL, encoded by the coding sequence ATGAAATTCAACGACACCAAACAGACGCTCGCGGAGGCGACACGGACGACCAACCACGAAGGTGGGGAGGCGTTCGCGCCTGTCGATCCGCGACTCGCCCTGTACAAACGAACGATCAACCAGCTGCTCGAAGACTCGTACTACGAGTCCGACGAGGCACATCTCGCGGCCATCGTCGAGCGATTCGACGTGGCGGCCGACCACGACCCCAAGTTCGTCCTCAAACTCGCTGCGTACGCCCGCCAGGAACTCTACCTGCGGGACGTGCCGCAGGTACTGCTCGTGCTGGCGGCCAACGACGACCGGTTCAAAGACGACTCCGACGAGTCGCTGATCCGCGAGTGGACGCCGTCGATCGTCCAGCGGATGGACGAGACGGCGACCGCGCTGGCGATTCACGACGACTTCTTCGGCGGCACCGCCCCGTGGCCGCTCCGTCGGGGTATCGAGGACGCCCTCGTCGAGATGGCCGACGCCTACACGCTCGGGAAGTACACGCTCTCGCGGCGTGAGGTGACGCTACACGACGTGTTCAACCGCGTTCACCCGACACCGGTCGACGCTGACCAGGAGGCCTTGTTCGAGCGGTTCATGCGCGGCGACCTCGACGATTACCCGGATGTCGAACCGCTCCCAGCCCCGAACACCTGGGAAACGGTGATCTCCGAGCGCGGGAACACCCGTGAAGCCTGGGAGACACTGATCGAAGACGAGGCGTACACGCTGCCGATCTTCGCGTCGATCCGGAACCTCCGAAACATGCTCGAGGCTGGCGTCGACGAGGCAACGATCGTCGACCACCTCGACCTCGAAGCGGTGCGCCACGCCCCGCTGTACCCGTTCCGGTACTACCAGGCCTACACGGCCCTTCAGGCGGCCCGGATCGACGCGCCGGCCGTCGAGCGCTGGCTGGAACAGGCCATCGACGTGGCCGTCGAGAACGTTCCGGACGGCCTGGGCGAGACGTTCGTCGCCGTCGACCTCTCGGGGTCGATGGACGCCACGCTCTCGCAGAACGGCACCCTCCGGTACAAAGAGATCGGCTCACTGTTCGGTGCGATCCTCGCCGACCGGGGTGCCCGCGTCGGCGGCTTCGGTGACGACTTCCAGGAAGTCCCGATGCACGCCGACGCGCCGGTCCTCCAGCGACAGGACGCCCTGCTGGGCATCGGCGAAGACGTCGGTCATTCGACGAACGGCTGGAAGGCGCTGCGACAGCTCCGCGAGGAGGCGATCGCTGTCGAACGCATCGTCATGTTCACCGACATGCAGATCTGGGACTCCCGAATCGGGTTCAGCGACGATACTGCGACGGTTCGCGAGGAGTTCGACGCCTACCGAGACACGGTCGCGCCGCACGCGTCGCTGTACCTGATCGACCTGGCGTCCTACGGCGACCTCGTCACACCAGAGGGCTACGAGGACGTGTACAACGTCTCTGGCTGGTCGGAGAGCGTCCTGGAGTTCATCCAGCACGCCGAGCAGCCGATGCAGGTCATCGACGAGATCGATGCCGTCGAACCGCTGTAG
- a CDS encoding acyl-CoA synthetase — MSWHITPEYETYDRAHEQFEWEFPDGYNLAWDLLRKHDDFGSPLLHQAYPDGRRETYSVQDLDELSNRVANALAARGIERGDRVAIVVPQKPANPLTHLACWKLGAISLPLSILFGTDALRYRLQDSGAKAVVADRSVLDTVTEVREDCPDLDHVVAVDAGETADETADDIERFDELYAGHDTEFDIVDTTEETPAIIIYTSGSTGPPKGVLHGHGLWAGHCPAFYMYFEQDVFDSTYWTPADWAWIGALGDVVFPAWHYGQPVVSYPMGQFDAETAFEICEEFGVTHSFLPPTAIRMLMSVDDPTEQYDLALEAISSGGEPLTPEILDWADAELGGVAVNELYGQTEANLLVTNCRAWFPVQAGSMGKPVPGHDVAIVDQETGERRPDGEVGMIAVRRDEDPVIFQEYWNEPEKTDAATVEGPDGARWHLTEDLGYRDEEGYFWFKSRDDDIIITAGYRVGPGEVESAILEHPAVEQVGVVGVPDDTRGEIIKAFVEPVAGVDGDDALRDAIRQLVKDALAKYEYPREIAFVDALPTTTTGKIQRRKLRERDAEG, encoded by the coding sequence ATGAGTTGGCATATCACACCGGAGTACGAGACCTACGATCGGGCCCACGAACAGTTCGAGTGGGAGTTCCCCGACGGGTACAATCTCGCGTGGGATCTGCTTCGGAAACACGACGATTTCGGGAGTCCGCTGCTCCACCAGGCGTATCCGGACGGACGGCGGGAGACCTACAGCGTCCAAGACCTCGACGAGCTATCGAACCGGGTCGCCAACGCACTGGCTGCGCGTGGCATCGAGCGTGGTGACCGCGTCGCGATCGTCGTTCCGCAGAAGCCGGCGAATCCCCTGACGCATCTCGCGTGCTGGAAACTCGGCGCGATCTCGCTACCGTTGTCGATACTCTTCGGGACCGATGCCCTCCGGTACCGGCTGCAGGACAGCGGGGCGAAGGCCGTCGTCGCCGACCGATCGGTACTCGATACCGTCACAGAGGTACGCGAGGACTGTCCGGATCTGGACCACGTCGTCGCCGTGGACGCCGGCGAGACAGCCGACGAGACGGCCGACGATATCGAACGGTTCGACGAGCTGTACGCCGGTCACGACACCGAGTTCGATATCGTCGACACCACCGAGGAGACCCCCGCGATCATCATCTACACGAGCGGCTCCACCGGACCACCCAAGGGCGTCCTCCACGGCCACGGTCTCTGGGCCGGCCACTGTCCAGCTTTCTACATGTACTTCGAGCAGGACGTCTTCGATTCGACGTACTGGACGCCGGCCGACTGGGCGTGGATCGGCGCGCTCGGTGACGTGGTCTTCCCGGCCTGGCACTACGGCCAGCCGGTCGTCAGCTACCCGATGGGGCAATTCGACGCCGAAACGGCCTTCGAGATCTGCGAGGAGTTCGGCGTCACCCACAGTTTCCTGCCGCCGACGGCGATCCGGATGCTGATGAGCGTCGACGATCCCACCGAGCAGTACGATCTCGCCCTCGAAGCGATCAGTTCGGGCGGCGAACCGCTGACACCGGAGATCCTCGACTGGGCCGACGCGGAACTGGGCGGCGTCGCCGTCAACGAACTCTACGGACAGACGGAAGCCAACCTCCTCGTGACGAACTGCCGGGCATGGTTCCCGGTGCAGGCCGGCAGCATGGGCAAACCGGTCCCCGGCCACGACGTGGCGATCGTCGATCAGGAGACCGGTGAGCGCCGCCCCGACGGCGAGGTGGGGATGATCGCGGTGCGCCGCGACGAGGATCCGGTCATCTTCCAGGAGTACTGGAACGAACCCGAAAAGACCGACGCGGCGACCGTCGAGGGCCCCGACGGCGCTCGCTGGCACCTCACCGAGGACCTGGGCTACCGCGACGAGGAGGGCTACTTCTGGTTCAAATCGCGCGACGACGATATCATCATCACGGCCGGATATCGCGTCGGTCCCGGAGAAGTGGAGAGTGCCATCCTCGAACACCCGGCGGTCGAGCAGGTCGGCGTCGTCGGTGTCCCCGACGACACCCGCGGCGAGATCATCAAGGCGTTCGTCGAACCCGTCGCCGGCGTCGACGGAGACGACGCCCTCCGCGACGCGATTCGGCAGCTGGTCAAGGACGCCCTCGCGAAGTACGAGTATCCACGCGAGATCGCGTTCGTCGACGCGTTACCGACGACCACGACCGGGAAGATCCAGCGCCGGAAGCTGCGTGAGCGTGACGCCGAGGGCTGA